A DNA window from Linepithema humile isolate Giens D197 chromosome 6, Lhum_UNIL_v1.0, whole genome shotgun sequence contains the following coding sequences:
- the pav gene encoding kinesin-like protein KIF23 translates to MKPARSKTPAREPINQLKGSNVISKDPVQVYCRLRPMHSPSDVSCMKVVNDTKVIISSPESAINFRTMTNKEIHTTFSRVFTHDIKQREIFKVVAFPLVENLIHRRNGLLFTYGVTGSGKTYTMTGKPQDAGIIPRCLDVIFNTIASYQTKKFVFKPNKLNGFDVQSKGDVMERNELYPNIQRIGRLGKLRKVDSDGDPIVNHGCNESLTILVKPDHVYSVFITYVEIYNNNVYDLLDEEDIRSKTLQVREDGNKNMYVHAVTEVEVRSAEEAFELFQRGQRKRRIGHTALNPESSRSHSIFTIRLVQAPLDSKGEYVTQDKQDLCISQLSLVDLAGSERTNRTKNTGQRLQEAGKINNSLMTLRSCLEILRENQSQGTNKMVPYRESKLTLLFKNYFDGEGQVRVIVCANPRADDYDETIQVMKFAEITQEVQTPMRSNAIKLDLGFTPGRRQPNKLFKEARSKFEREGRPEVANLDIDLGLVYSLSGPFPQLKNITPDSNQIHTLMQFLEQRISKRDIIREQIQKKEDEFRKRLVMMEKEIIHLKTESATVKAAYSQEKEKNFQLNRRINDVEGQNNKISFDLNTAEEMIRDLKQKLRNRNLALNQRSIDVQKAKQKYNTKIQAETDKMNKELDLKERQMREQFNNQMKGKDERLRLIKQILEDNGIKTNAISSKDQIAESAKIISLDKNSRISRKDRLPVSNPRYRRSQSADRWIDHRPETLVPIGTVLQPRMQRRRSITRLTSPKEITEGASRYALIAQEHDTDGELETKIYKADILPTSGGGAQVVFNDMECLKQTSPKARKRTGPWEEKDVDEVNVSSETKRLRV, encoded by the exons atgaagcCTGC ACGTTCAAAGACACCGGCTCGTGAGCCAATTAATCAACTAAAAGGATCAAATGTGATATCTAAAGATCCTGTACAAGTTTATTGTCGTTTACGACCGATGCATTCTCCATCGGATGTATCATGTATGAAAGTTGTTAACGATACGAAAGTAATTATATCGTCACCAGAATCTGCGATCAACTTTCGTACCATGACCAACAAAGAAATACATACAACATTCAGTCGTGTTTTTACACACGATATAAAGcagagagaaatatttaaagttgttGCTTTTCCCCTTGTTGAAAATCTCATCCATAGAAGGAATGGTCTCCTTTTTACATATGGAGTGACAGGAAGTGGAAAGACATATACTATGACCGGAAAACCACAAGATGCTGGTATCATACCTCGGTGTTTGgatgttattttcaatacCATTGCAAGTTATCAAACAAAAAAGTTTGTCTTTAAACCAAACAAATTGAATGGCTTTGATGTACAAAGCAAAGGTGATGTTATGGAGAGAAATGAACTTTATCCAAACATACAAAGAATTGGAAGGCTTGGCAAACT GCGTAAAGTGGACAGTGATGGAGATCCAATAGTAAATCATGGATGTAATGAATCACTCACTATTCTGGTTAAACCAGATCATGtttattctgtatttatcACATATGTTGAGATATACAATAACAATGTTTATGACTTACTAGATGAGGAGGATATTAGATCTAA gaCACTCCAAGTTAGAGAAGacggtaataaaaatatgtatgtgcaTGCTGTCACAGAAGTTGAAGTAAGAAGTGCAGAGGAAGcttttgaattatttcaacGTGGACAACGGAAAAGACGTATTGGTCATACGGCATTAAATCCAGAATCAAGTAGATCACATAGTATTTTTACTATACGACTTGTACAg GCACCTTTAGATAGTAAAGGCGAATATGTAACACAGGATAAACAAGATTTGTGTATAAGTCAATTGTCTTTGGTAGATTTAGCAGGTAGCGAGCGAACAAATCGAACTAAAAACACCGGTCAACGTTTGCAAGAAGcag GAAAGATCAATAATTCTCTAATGACTTTGCGATCATGTCTGGAAATCTTGAGAGAGAATCAGAGCCAAGGTACAAATAAAATGGTGCCTTATCGAGAATCTAAGCTCACTCTTTTGTTCAAGAACTATTTTGATGGTGAAGGACAAGTTAGAGTGATCGTTTGTGCTAACCCAAGAGCAGATGATTATGATGAAACaatt caAGTCATGAAATTTGCGGAAATTACTCAAGAAGTACAAACTCCTATGAGATCTAATGCTATAAAATTGGATCTTGGTTTTACTCCTGGAAGGAGACAACCAAATAAG cTATTCAAAGAAGCAAGAAGCAAATTTGAAAGAGAGGGACGGCCAGAAGTTGCTAACCTGGACATCGACTTGGGTCTAGTATACAG tttaagCGGACCATTTCctcaattgaaaaatattactccAGATAGTAATCAAATACATACTTTAATGCAGTTTTTGGAGCAACGTATAAGCAAGCGAGATATAATTCGtgaacaaatacaaaaaaaag aagacgaatttagaaaaagattAGTGATgatggaaaaagaaattatacatttaaaaactgAATCAGCTACAGTGAAGGCTGCATATTcacaagagaaagaaaag aattttcaattaaatagaCGCATAAACGATGTAGAAggacaaaacaataaaatttcatttgatTTAAATACTGCTGAGGAAATGATACGAGATTTAAAACAAAAG CTAAGAAACCGAAACTTGGCGCTGAATCAACGTTCAATAGATGTGCAAAaagcaaaacaaaaatataacacaaaaataCAAGCCGAGACAGATAAAATGAACAAAGAATTAGACTTGAAAGAGCGTCAAATGCGAGAGCagtttaat AATCAAATGAAGGGGAAAGACGAGAGGCTACGattgataaaacaaattttagagGACAATGGtattaaaacaaatgcaaTCTCGTCGAAGGATCAAATTGCAGAATCAGCAAAAATAATCAGTCTAGACAAAAATAGCAGAATATCACGAAag GACAGATTACCGGTTTCCAACCCCAGGTACAGACGATCACAGAGTGCAGACAGGTGGATCGATCACAGACCTGAGACTCTTGTACCGATTGGAACGGTATTGCAGCCACGGATGCAAAGAAGGCGAAGTATAACGCGGCTTACTTCTCCCAAAGAGATTACCGAAGGCGCATCTAGATATGCTCTTATCGCGCAAGAGCATGATACGGACGGAGAACTTGAAACAAAGATATATAAG gCCGATATATTGCCAACGAGCGGCGGTGGAGCCCAAGTCGTATTTAATGACATGGAATGTTTAAAACAAACGTCGCCAAAAGCAAGAAAACGCACTGGACCTTGGGAAGAGAAAGACGTAGATGAGGTAAATGTTTCCTCAGAGACGAAAAGACTACgagtataa
- the LOC105672994 gene encoding uncharacterized protein: MLTHSKAILRPKVRFSESSNNMPNEESVQHFEEKAVLQVKGPTVKSIEILKKPVRVIYPKQQAHNKDTLVSKTEILTHFNDAASENIHNTSPSNKNLTNVNISKILCNSNNTQKIGKNYKELPLDKSSQNNVVKDYKKDLRQMGKENKNTVLKKTVLNKNKSKKETGNIQMVVQKTNTVDVKSSKTQSASRIMKKRNQTTKTGTLNVKPVMYNAMPYKKTIKKPAVKKTVLRNVSDRKVKTSVEPGISRKRQDNTSADNANEKYIVAKGVNVERLAQPEYNSIMCTINKLKELEQQRIVTDIDHLSSAQKSLITGKISTALDFPLDEAIYKNLVDLSVDEKQLPSTVMRSKDPEPRQRDITPKLSDFFIPEDAKEICEAVQVKPRILKNENMNFLKICDKIFEMWKFDSYDIE, from the exons ATGTTGACACATAGTAAAGCAATTTTGAGACCAAAAGTTAGATTTTCTGAATCTTCTAATAATATGCCAAATGAGGAAAGTGTTCaacattttgaagaaaaagctGTTTTGCAAGTAAAGGGTCCAACAGTTAAGAGTATTGAAATTCTTAAAAAGCCTGTTAGAGTTATATATCCTAAACAACAGGCTCATAATAAAGATACACTAGTGAGTAAGACAGAAATTTTGACACATTTTAATGATGCTGCATCTGAGAATATCCACAATACATCTCCatccaataaaaatttaacaaatgttaatatttcgaAGATTTTATGTAACTCCAATAACACtcaaaaaattggaaaaaattataaagaattgcCACTTGATAAAAGCTCACAAAATAATGTTGTAAAGGATTACAAAAAAGATTTGCGACAAATgggaaaagaaaacaaaaatacagtATTGAAGAAAActgtacttaataaaaataaaagtaaaaaagaaacagggaATATACAAATGGTTGTACAGAAAACAAATACTGTAGATGTTAAAAGTTCAAAAACACAATCTGCATCaagaattatgaaaaaaagaaatcaaacaaCTAAAACTGGAACTCTTAATGTAAAACCTGTCATGTACAATGCTATGCCATACAAGAAGACAATAAAAAAGCCTGCTGTTAAAAAAACTGTATTGCGTAATGTATCAGATCGTAAAGTTAAAACTTCTGTGGAACCAGGGATTTCTCGCAAAAGACAAGACAACACAAGTGCTGATAATgcaaatgagaaatatattgtTGCAAAAGGTGTTAATGTAGAAAGATTGGCACAACCAGAATATAACTCTATCATGTGTACCattaataaactaaaagaACTTGAGCAACAGAGAATTGTTACAGATATTGATCATTTGTCATCTGCACAAAAGAGTCTTATAACAGGAAAG atTTCTACAGCGCTGGATTTTCCATTGGATgaagcaatttataaaaatttggtgGACTTGAGTGTAGATGAAAAACAGCTGCCATCTACTGTTATGCGGAGCAAGGATCCAGAGCCGCGGCAAAGAGATATTACACCAAAactttctgatttttttatacctGAAGATGCAAAAGAAATTTGCGAGGCTGTGCAAGTTAAACCTCGAATCctcaaaaatgaaaatatgaattttttaaaaatttgtgataagATATTTGAAATGTGGAAATTTGATTCATATGATATAGAATAA
- the LOC105672996 gene encoding uncharacterized protein has protein sequence MEYLSNSIIFILIWIFIISPATAHYCVWGLCESWEYCCDDNICCSYNNYNTWITIAIIAGTVIAMILIGTCLYYNLRRIYHYLRQRYYGINSVSMPSEFESEERSIKV, from the exons ATGGAGTACTTGtcaaatagtataatttttatattaatctggattttcataatttcacCG GCTACTGCACATTATTGTGTGTGGGGATTGTGTGAATCATGGGAGTATTGTTGCGATGATAATATATGCTGCAGCTACAATAACTACAATACATGGATCACCAT AGCGATCATAGCTGGAACTGTAATTGCAATGATACTAATCGGCACATGTCTTTACTACAATTTGCGTCGTATCTATCATTACCTACGACAGAGATACTATGGAATTAATTCCGTATCAATGCCATCAGAATTTGAATCTGAAGAAAGATCAATAAAG gtataa
- the LOC105672971 gene encoding uncharacterized protein isoform X1 has product MVKLTEEMVVARTRMSDFSAVKKLNCWGTELTDVSILRKMKNVEVLSLSINNINTLADFQYCHKLQDLFIRRNNIKDLNEVCYLQGLPNLRNLWLGENPCAEKDGYRFAVIRALPNLEKLDDKVVSPEEVQTAMTIGRPLVHPLEMDASPQSDAISPEDIAYIEEAELERTRRYSSSGDQRSFDEILHAHEEYDPDRRNANYSASSSHHYSQNNQYAYELQNGQSKNQSKDDTVRTEARSNNETVVTNTLEISKDYDDRPVGQRHNGDYDERRPYSEYSGNEVSQRLYTPTPQRTQYAGNEPTDDKRNERNNYSYDERTRLEYEDSPQYEDLPQLQTSQTRRVMTHHNERIEREDTSQVPGWVRHSEKDKCRQFHYHRRPVTRNSNILSAVLCLVKELDYPSLEVVEMAVRNRMDELEE; this is encoded by the exons GGGAACAGAATTAACAGATGTTAGCATTTTGAGAAAGATGAAAAATGTAGAAGTATTATCATTGAG cataaataatattaacactCTTGCCGATTTTCAATATTGCCACAAGCTCcaggatttatttataaggaggaacaatattaaagatttaaatgaaGTTTGCTATCTCCAAGGATTACCTAATTTACGGAATTTGTGGCTTGGTGAAAATCCATGTGCGGAAAAAGACGg ATATCGATTTGCCGTAATTCGAGCTTTAccaaatcttgaaaaattggATGATAAAGTAGTCTCACCTGAAGAGGTGCAAACTGCAATGACAATAGGTCGACCTTTAGTACATCCTCTTGAAATGGATGCTTCTCCACAATCGGATGCAATAAGCCCAGAG GATATAGCATACATTGAAGAAGCTGAATTGGAACGAACTAGGAGATACAGTTCTTCTGGCGATCAG AGAAGCTTTGATGAAATACTACACGCGCATGAAGAATATGATCCTGACAGGAGAAACGCAAATTATAGTGCATCATCTTCTCATCATTACTCACAAAATAATCAGTATGCATATGAG CTGCAAAATGGACAATCAAAGAATCAGAGCAAAGATGACACTGTGCGTACAGAGGCACGCAGCAACAATGAGACTGTGGTGACTAACACTCTTGAAATATCCAAG GATTATGATGATCGACCGGTAGGACAAAGGCATAACGGAGATTATGACGAAAGGCGACCTTATTCTGAGTACAGCGGAAATGAAGTTTCTCAGCGCCTGTATACGCCAACACCGCAACGTACACAATATGCTGGCAACGAACCCACAGATGATAAACGTAacgagagaaataattatagttaTGATGAGAGAACAAGATTAGAATATGAAGATTCACCGCAATATGAAGATTTACCGCAACTTCAGACATCTCAAACAAGGAGGGTAATGACTCATCATAACGAAAGAATTGAAAGG GAAGATACAAGTCAAGTACCTGGTTGGGTAAGACACTCtgaaaaagataaatgcaGACAATTTCACTATCACAGACGTCCAGTAACAAGG aattcaaatatattatccGCTGTACTGTGCCTAGTTAAAGAATTGGATTATCCAAGCTTAGAAGTGGTAGAAATGGCCGTTAGAAATCGAATGGATGAACTGGAAGAATGA
- the LOC105672971 gene encoding uncharacterized protein isoform X2, protein MVKLTEEMVVARTRMSDFSAVKKLNCWGTELTDVSILRKMKNVEVLSLSINNINTLADFQYCHKLQDLFIRRNNIKDLNEVCYLQGLPNLRNLWLGENPCAEKDGYRFAVIRALPNLEKLDDKVVSPEEVQTAMTIGRPLVHPLEMDASPQSDAISPEDIAYIEEAELERTRRYSSSGDQRSFDEILHAHEEYDPDRRNANYSASSSHHYSQNNQYAYELQNGQSKNQSKDDTVRTEARSNNETVVTNTLEISKDYDDRPVGQRHNGDYDERRPYSEYSGNEVSQRLYTPTPQRTQYAGNEPTDDKRNERNNYSYDERTRLEYEDSPQYEDLPQLQTSQTRREDTSQVPGWVRHSEKDKCRQFHYHRRPVTRNSNILSAVLCLVKELDYPSLEVVEMAVRNRMDELEE, encoded by the exons GGGAACAGAATTAACAGATGTTAGCATTTTGAGAAAGATGAAAAATGTAGAAGTATTATCATTGAG cataaataatattaacactCTTGCCGATTTTCAATATTGCCACAAGCTCcaggatttatttataaggaggaacaatattaaagatttaaatgaaGTTTGCTATCTCCAAGGATTACCTAATTTACGGAATTTGTGGCTTGGTGAAAATCCATGTGCGGAAAAAGACGg ATATCGATTTGCCGTAATTCGAGCTTTAccaaatcttgaaaaattggATGATAAAGTAGTCTCACCTGAAGAGGTGCAAACTGCAATGACAATAGGTCGACCTTTAGTACATCCTCTTGAAATGGATGCTTCTCCACAATCGGATGCAATAAGCCCAGAG GATATAGCATACATTGAAGAAGCTGAATTGGAACGAACTAGGAGATACAGTTCTTCTGGCGATCAG AGAAGCTTTGATGAAATACTACACGCGCATGAAGAATATGATCCTGACAGGAGAAACGCAAATTATAGTGCATCATCTTCTCATCATTACTCACAAAATAATCAGTATGCATATGAG CTGCAAAATGGACAATCAAAGAATCAGAGCAAAGATGACACTGTGCGTACAGAGGCACGCAGCAACAATGAGACTGTGGTGACTAACACTCTTGAAATATCCAAG GATTATGATGATCGACCGGTAGGACAAAGGCATAACGGAGATTATGACGAAAGGCGACCTTATTCTGAGTACAGCGGAAATGAAGTTTCTCAGCGCCTGTATACGCCAACACCGCAACGTACACAATATGCTGGCAACGAACCCACAGATGATAAACGTAacgagagaaataattatagttaTGATGAGAGAACAAGATTAGAATATGAAGATTCACCGCAATATGAAGATTTACCGCAACTTCAGACATCTCAAACAAGGAGG GAAGATACAAGTCAAGTACCTGGTTGGGTAAGACACTCtgaaaaagataaatgcaGACAATTTCACTATCACAGACGTCCAGTAACAAGG aattcaaatatattatccGCTGTACTGTGCCTAGTTAAAGAATTGGATTATCCAAGCTTAGAAGTGGTAGAAATGGCCGTTAGAAATCGAATGGATGAACTGGAAGAATGA
- the LOC105672971 gene encoding acidic leucine-rich nuclear phosphoprotein 32 family member A isoform X3 — protein MVKLTEEMVVARTRMSDFSAVKKLNCWGTELTDVSILRKMKNVEVLSLSINNINTLADFQYCHKLQDLFIRRNNIKDLNEVCYLQGLPNLRNLWLGENPCAEKDGYRFAVIRALPNLEKLDDKVVSPEEVQTAMTIGRPLVHPLEMDASPQSDAISPEDIAYIEEAELERTRRYSSSGDQRSFDEILHAHEEYDPDRRNANYSASSSHHYSQNNQYAYEDYDDRPVGQRHNGDYDERRPYSEYSGNEVSQRLYTPTPQRTQYAGNEPTDDKRNERNNYSYDERTRLEYEDSPQYEDLPQLQTSQTRRVMTHHNERIEREDTSQVPGWVRHSEKDKCRQFHYHRRPVTRNSNILSAVLCLVKELDYPSLEVVEMAVRNRMDELEE, from the exons GGGAACAGAATTAACAGATGTTAGCATTTTGAGAAAGATGAAAAATGTAGAAGTATTATCATTGAG cataaataatattaacactCTTGCCGATTTTCAATATTGCCACAAGCTCcaggatttatttataaggaggaacaatattaaagatttaaatgaaGTTTGCTATCTCCAAGGATTACCTAATTTACGGAATTTGTGGCTTGGTGAAAATCCATGTGCGGAAAAAGACGg ATATCGATTTGCCGTAATTCGAGCTTTAccaaatcttgaaaaattggATGATAAAGTAGTCTCACCTGAAGAGGTGCAAACTGCAATGACAATAGGTCGACCTTTAGTACATCCTCTTGAAATGGATGCTTCTCCACAATCGGATGCAATAAGCCCAGAG GATATAGCATACATTGAAGAAGCTGAATTGGAACGAACTAGGAGATACAGTTCTTCTGGCGATCAG AGAAGCTTTGATGAAATACTACACGCGCATGAAGAATATGATCCTGACAGGAGAAACGCAAATTATAGTGCATCATCTTCTCATCATTACTCACAAAATAATCAGTATGCATATGAG GATTATGATGATCGACCGGTAGGACAAAGGCATAACGGAGATTATGACGAAAGGCGACCTTATTCTGAGTACAGCGGAAATGAAGTTTCTCAGCGCCTGTATACGCCAACACCGCAACGTACACAATATGCTGGCAACGAACCCACAGATGATAAACGTAacgagagaaataattatagttaTGATGAGAGAACAAGATTAGAATATGAAGATTCACCGCAATATGAAGATTTACCGCAACTTCAGACATCTCAAACAAGGAGGGTAATGACTCATCATAACGAAAGAATTGAAAGG GAAGATACAAGTCAAGTACCTGGTTGGGTAAGACACTCtgaaaaagataaatgcaGACAATTTCACTATCACAGACGTCCAGTAACAAGG aattcaaatatattatccGCTGTACTGTGCCTAGTTAAAGAATTGGATTATCCAAGCTTAGAAGTGGTAGAAATGGCCGTTAGAAATCGAATGGATGAACTGGAAGAATGA